The following coding sequences lie in one Desulfovibrio sp. Huiquan2017 genomic window:
- a CDS encoding cytochrome c family protein, translated as MFNRALWIKGCCAFSLAALAVCIFLTDTGGANSGRYVGAESCGECHEREYGNYKKFAKKAHSGASVKIMMGDLTKEELVECYGCHMTGYGQPGGFVSFEQTPNMAQAGCEVCHGPGYDHVESGGDPELIKRDLTLDDCHVCHNPERVEAFDFKPLLYGGAH; from the coding sequence ATGTTCAATCGAGCGTTGTGGATCAAGGGCTGCTGTGCGTTTTCGCTGGCGGCTCTTGCCGTGTGCATTTTCCTGACGGACACCGGAGGGGCGAATTCCGGCCGGTATGTTGGGGCCGAATCATGCGGCGAATGTCACGAACGGGAATACGGCAACTACAAAAAATTTGCGAAGAAGGCCCATTCCGGGGCGTCCGTCAAAATCATGATGGGCGACCTGACCAAAGAGGAATTGGTCGAGTGTTACGGCTGCCACATGACCGGGTACGGGCAGCCGGGAGGGTTCGTCAGCTTCGAACAGACTCCCAATATGGCCCAGGCCGGGTGCGAGGTTTGCCACGGGCCGGGATACGACCATGTGGAGTCCGGGGGCGACCCGGAGTTGATCAAGCGCGATCTGACCCTGGATGACTGCCATGTCTGCCACAACCCGGAACGGGTCGAGGCCTTTGACTTCAAGCCGCTGTTGTACGGCGGCGCGCACTAG
- a CDS encoding methyl-accepting chemotaxis protein: MDNFITRSLGVKLILLSSLLTILAFAGLFAYSSISTKDHTLHEVAVAAERVADMLYIAIEDPMAKGDNEGTEIKFLQMAERYPDIEVYLTDYKGEITYSTENEVARQKIFDVLPEAGLPELVAKGLKEKLAEGKLEDVDGKRHFVEVKSIANNPFCYHCHGRSRDILGAMVVAVDVSPQYDALKENQLKSAGISVLGVLALLTALIIFMRRVIVNRITSIADTAEDVAHGNLDARFTVTGTDELGSLSRYLESMVNQIKDQLKYNQSVLSGIVVPLFVTDAKQTLQFINPPLQAILDLTEEELKGRSVTEVFACESEDGSSCNAGEVIALGEPLNGRFLFTRHDGTTFPLMFEASPLKDAEGVTVGVICVLIDLSREEEDKRNIELQRQELLAVANEVTEVANKLNEASDTLSTQMDQLANGVDTTAHETSQVATAMEEMNATVLEVARNAAETAEASDQANKVAASGGVVVGKTVEEINSVADITEHLAGALASLSSRAKNIGQVMAVINDIADQTNLLALNAAIEAARAGEAGRGFAVVADEVRKLAEKTMDATKEVEGAILLIQQSTSDVVKEMDTAKKRVLNTSGMAQEAGGVLDEIVKHSDAIADMVNGIATAAEQQSSTSDEINTRVTQINNLSQEVLSGIRTSNQGIQEVSEMARELAELVAKFRN; encoded by the coding sequence ATGGACAATTTCATCACGCGCTCGCTGGGCGTTAAACTCATTCTTCTCTCGTCTCTGCTGACCATCCTGGCCTTTGCCGGGCTGTTCGCCTACAGCTCCATATCCACCAAAGACCACACTCTCCATGAGGTGGCCGTGGCCGCGGAGCGGGTGGCGGATATGCTGTATATCGCCATTGAAGATCCCATGGCCAAGGGCGACAACGAGGGCACTGAGATCAAATTCCTCCAGATGGCCGAGCGCTATCCGGACATCGAAGTCTACCTGACCGACTACAAGGGCGAAATTACCTACTCCACCGAGAACGAGGTCGCGCGGCAAAAGATTTTTGACGTGCTGCCCGAGGCCGGGCTGCCCGAGCTGGTGGCCAAGGGGCTCAAGGAGAAACTGGCCGAGGGCAAGCTTGAGGATGTGGACGGCAAGCGCCATTTCGTGGAGGTCAAGTCCATCGCGAACAACCCGTTCTGCTACCACTGCCACGGGCGGAGCCGGGATATCCTCGGGGCCATGGTCGTGGCCGTGGACGTCAGTCCGCAATACGACGCGCTCAAGGAGAACCAGCTCAAGTCCGCGGGGATTTCCGTGCTTGGCGTCCTGGCCTTGCTGACCGCGCTGATCATCTTCATGCGCCGGGTCATCGTCAATCGCATCACATCCATCGCCGACACGGCCGAGGATGTCGCCCACGGCAATCTGGACGCCCGGTTCACCGTGACCGGGACCGACGAACTCGGTTCCCTGTCCCGTTATCTGGAGTCCATGGTCAACCAGATCAAGGACCAGCTCAAATACAACCAGAGCGTGCTTAGCGGCATCGTGGTCCCCCTGTTCGTGACCGACGCCAAGCAGACCCTGCAATTTATCAATCCGCCGCTTCAGGCCATCCTCGACCTGACCGAAGAGGAACTCAAGGGCCGTTCCGTGACCGAGGTCTTCGCCTGCGAGTCCGAGGACGGCTCCTCCTGCAACGCCGGAGAGGTCATCGCCTTGGGTGAACCGCTCAATGGGCGCTTCCTGTTCACCCGCCATGACGGCACCACCTTCCCGCTCATGTTCGAGGCCTCGCCGCTCAAGGATGCCGAGGGCGTGACCGTGGGCGTCATCTGCGTGCTCATCGATCTGAGCCGCGAGGAGGAGGACAAGCGGAACATCGAACTCCAGCGCCAGGAGCTCCTCGCCGTGGCCAACGAGGTCACCGAGGTAGCCAACAAGCTCAACGAGGCTTCCGACACCCTGTCCACCCAGATGGACCAACTGGCCAACGGCGTGGACACCACGGCCCATGAGACCAGCCAGGTGGCCACGGCCATGGAGGAGATGAACGCCACGGTGCTGGAGGTGGCCAGAAATGCCGCCGAGACCGCCGAGGCCTCGGACCAGGCGAACAAGGTGGCCGCCTCGGGCGGCGTGGTGGTGGGCAAGACCGTGGAGGAGATCAACTCCGTGGCCGACATTACCGAGCACCTTGCCGGGGCCCTGGCCTCCCTGTCCAGCCGGGCCAAGAACATCGGTCAGGTCATGGCCGTGATCAACGACATCGCGGACCAGACCAACCTGCTGGCGCTCAACGCGGCCATCGAGGCAGCCCGGGCGGGCGAGGCCGGACGCGGTTTCGCCGTGGTCGCGGACGAGGTCCGCAAGCTGGCCGAGAAGACCATGGACGCCACCAAGGAAGTCGAAGGGGCCATCTTGCTCATCCAGCAATCCACCTCCGACGTGGTCAAGGAGATGGACACCGCCAAGAAAAGGGTCCTGAACACCTCGGGCATGGCCCAGGAGGCGGGTGGGGTGCTCGACGAGATCGTCAAGCATTCCGACGCCATCGCCGACATGGTCAACGGCATCGCCACCGCGGCGGAACAGCAGTCCTCCACCTCGGACGAAATCAATACCCGGGTAACCCAGATCAACAACCTCTCCCAAGAGGTGTTGTCCGGCATCCGCACGTCCAACCAGGGCATCCAGGAAGTCTCTGAAATGGCCCGGGAGCTGGCCGAACTGGTCGCCAAGTTCCGCAATTGA
- a CDS encoding transcriptional repressor: protein MAQEMGFRLSKQRKVILEELRKVKTHPTADEVYDMVRKIIPRISLGTVYRNLEFLSSKGLVLKLGAPGEQKRFDGTPQPHPHIRCEVCTAVIDVECDIDIPVIPESCAGGYKILNTNVEFVGICPKCRAARQ from the coding sequence ATGGCTCAAGAGATGGGTTTCAGGCTTTCCAAGCAGCGGAAAGTGATATTGGAAGAGTTGCGTAAGGTGAAGACGCATCCCACGGCTGACGAGGTTTACGACATGGTCCGCAAGATCATTCCCAGGATCAGCTTGGGAACCGTGTACCGAAATCTTGAATTTCTGTCGTCCAAAGGACTGGTCCTCAAACTGGGTGCGCCCGGTGAGCAGAAGCGGTTCGACGGTACCCCGCAACCGCATCCACATATTCGTTGCGAGGTCTGCACAGCCGTCATCGACGTGGAGTGCGACATTGATATACCGGTCATCCCGGAGAGTTGCGCGGGGGGCTACAAGATTCTGAACACCAACGTCGAATTTGTGGGGATCTGTCCCAAATGCCGGGCTGCGCGGCAATAG
- the rbr gene encoding rubrerythrin, with protein MSLKGTQTEKNLMYAFTGESQARNRYTYYASVAKKEGYVQISKIFEETAGHEKEHAKRLFKFLEGGTAEVTGSFPAGVIGTTLENLKAAAAGEHEENTEMYPGFAKIARQEGFNEIAAVMENIAVAERYHEERYKALIKNIETDRVFAKDEEIVWRCQNCGYNHRGTTAPVKCPACDHPQAHFEIKDTNW; from the coding sequence ATGTCCCTGAAAGGAACCCAGACGGAAAAAAACCTGATGTACGCATTCACCGGCGAGTCCCAGGCTCGCAACAGATACACCTATTACGCCAGCGTGGCCAAGAAAGAAGGCTACGTGCAGATTTCCAAGATCTTCGAGGAGACCGCCGGACACGAGAAGGAGCATGCCAAACGGCTGTTCAAGTTCCTGGAGGGCGGCACCGCCGAGGTGACCGGTTCCTTCCCCGCCGGCGTCATCGGCACCACGCTGGAGAACCTCAAGGCCGCCGCTGCTGGCGAGCATGAGGAGAACACCGAGATGTACCCCGGGTTCGCCAAGATCGCGCGCCAGGAGGGCTTCAACGAGATCGCCGCGGTCATGGAGAACATCGCCGTGGCCGAGCGCTATCATGAGGAACGCTACAAGGCCCTCATCAAGAATATCGAGACCGACCGCGTCTTTGCCAAGGACGAGGAGATCGTCTGGCGTTGCCAGAACTGCGGGTACAATCACCGGGGCACCACGGCTCCCGTGAAATGTCCGGCCTGCGACCATCCCCAGGCCCATTTCGAGATCAAGGATACCAACTGGTAA
- a CDS encoding desulfoferrodoxin, protein MAIKLGEVYKCNICGNIVMAIHEGGGDLVCCGEEMVQMTENTVDAAKEKHVPVIEKDGDKVTVKVGSVPHPMEEKHYIEWIELQVGDVVLTKMLKPGDKPEAEFCICGLSGELKAREYCNLHGLWAASA, encoded by the coding sequence ATGGCTATTAAACTGGGTGAAGTGTACAAGTGTAATATTTGCGGCAATATCGTCATGGCCATTCACGAAGGCGGCGGCGATTTGGTCTGCTGCGGCGAGGAGATGGTTCAGATGACCGAAAACACCGTTGACGCCGCCAAGGAAAAGCACGTCCCCGTCATCGAGAAGGACGGCGATAAGGTCACCGTCAAGGTCGGTTCCGTGCCCCATCCCATGGAGGAGAAGCACTACATCGAGTGGATCGAGCTCCAGGTGGGCGACGTGGTCCTGACCAAGATGCTCAAGCCCGGCGACAAGCCCGAGGCCGAGTTCTGCATCTGCGGCCTGTCCGGCGAACTCAAGGCCCGCGAATACTGCAATCTGCACGGTCTGTGGGCCGCCTCCGCTTAG
- a CDS encoding rubredoxin, protein MALPQEMYQCQTVNCGYIYNPDKGDRKGKIPKGTRFEDLPDEWRCPICGGTRKCFRPLVGPGSTRGDCELPVV, encoded by the coding sequence ATGGCCCTGCCCCAGGAAATGTATCAGTGCCAGACCGTGAATTGCGGGTATATCTACAATCCCGACAAGGGGGACCGGAAGGGGAAAATCCCCAAGGGCACCCGTTTCGAGGATCTGCCCGACGAATGGCGCTGCCCCATCTGCGGGGGGACCCGGAAGTGCTTCCGGCCTCTGGTCGGCCCCGGCTCCACACGAGGCGATTGCGAATTGCCTGTTGTGTGA
- a CDS encoding rubredoxin produces MSRSVCLICGYVYDQKVGDPYSDTPPGTDFNALPEDWRCPECGADRIEFEQEDVPWDGGA; encoded by the coding sequence ATGTCGAGGAGTGTTTGCCTGATCTGTGGCTATGTGTATGACCAGAAGGTTGGCGATCCGTATTCCGATACCCCGCCGGGCACCGATTTCAACGCGTTGCCGGAGGACTGGAGGTGCCCGGAGTGCGGCGCCGATCGGATAGAATTCGAACAGGAAGACGTACCGTGGGACGGAGGTGCATAG
- a CDS encoding rubredoxin, whose amino-acid sequence MYDPTFGDSETEIAPGTKFEDLPEDWVCPRCGCGRDSFSL is encoded by the coding sequence ATGTACGACCCGACGTTTGGCGACAGCGAGACCGAGATTGCGCCGGGGACCAAATTCGAGGATTTGCCCGAGGATTGGGTCTGCCCGAGATGCGGTTGCGGGCGGGACTCTTTTTCTCTCTGA
- the rd gene encoding rubredoxin — MQKYVCEICGYVYDPAEGDPDGGIAAGTKFEDIPEDWVCPVCGAGKDSFVPEG; from the coding sequence ATGCAGAAATACGTATGTGAGATTTGCGGCTATGTGTATGATCCCGCCGAAGGCGATCCCGATGGCGGCATCGCGGCCGGGACCAAGTTCGAAGACATTCCCGAGGATTGGGTTTGTCCGGTTTGCGGGGCGGGCAAGGACAGCTTCGTCCCCGAGGGTTAA
- a CDS encoding FprA family A-type flavoprotein — protein MRPVEIKDGIFWLGAVDWNRRDFHGYSKAHKGTTYNNFLIVDEKVTLIDTVDERFWGTLQCNIAQVLGDRKIDYVVANHLEPDHSGCLPKVVEKYRPEKIFTSPMGQKAMKAHFKYTDWPVEVVPTGTNIEIGKRTLSFLETRMLHWPDSMLTYCPQDKIVFTNDAFGQNWATSERWADEVNRTRLEELMANYYANIVLPYSPVVLKTLATIKEMALDIEIICPDHGLLFRGEDCAWAMETYQAYAEQKPKNKAVIVYDTMWHSTEKMAEAVASGLADEGVSVRLMCMKNNHHSDVMAEVFDAAAVIVGSPTHNNGILPLMADMLTYMKGLRPQNKIGSAVGSFGWSGECTKILTKWLEDMNMEVVEPIKNQYVPDHEVLGKCYEQGKAIAAAIKAKL, from the coding sequence ATGAGACCTGTTGAAATCAAGGATGGAATATTCTGGCTCGGTGCGGTCGATTGGAACCGTCGTGACTTCCACGGCTATTCCAAGGCACACAAGGGCACCACCTACAATAATTTTTTGATCGTCGATGAAAAGGTGACCTTGATCGACACCGTGGACGAGCGCTTCTGGGGCACCCTGCAATGCAACATCGCGCAGGTGCTCGGCGACCGCAAGATCGACTACGTGGTGGCCAACCACCTGGAGCCGGACCACTCCGGTTGCCTGCCCAAGGTCGTGGAGAAGTACCGTCCCGAGAAGATCTTTACCTCGCCCATGGGCCAGAAGGCCATGAAGGCTCACTTCAAATACACGGACTGGCCCGTGGAAGTCGTGCCCACCGGCACCAATATCGAGATCGGCAAGCGGACCCTTTCCTTCCTGGAAACCCGCATGCTTCATTGGCCCGATTCCATGCTGACGTACTGCCCGCAGGACAAGATCGTGTTTACCAACGATGCCTTCGGCCAGAACTGGGCCACCTCCGAGCGCTGGGCCGACGAGGTGAACCGCACCCGTCTGGAAGAGCTCATGGCCAACTACTATGCCAACATCGTCCTGCCGTATTCCCCGGTGGTGCTCAAGACTCTGGCCACCATCAAGGAGATGGCCCTGGATATCGAGATCATCTGCCCGGATCATGGCCTGCTCTTCCGCGGCGAGGACTGCGCCTGGGCCATGGAGACCTATCAGGCCTACGCCGAGCAGAAGCCCAAGAACAAGGCGGTCATTGTTTACGACACCATGTGGCATTCCACCGAGAAGATGGCCGAGGCTGTGGCCTCGGGCCTGGCCGACGAGGGCGTGTCCGTGCGCCTCATGTGCATGAAGAACAACCACCATTCGGACGTTATGGCCGAGGTCTTCGACGCGGCCGCCGTCATCGTGGGGTCCCCGACGCACAACAACGGCATCCTGCCGCTCATGGCCGACATGCTGACCTACATGAAGGGGCTGCGCCCGCAGAATAAGATCGGCTCCGCCGTGGGGTCCTTCGGTTGGTCCGGCGAATGCACCAAGATTCTGACCAAGTGGCTCGAAGACATGAACATGGAAGTCGTCGAACCGATCAAGAACCAGTACGTGCCCGACCACGAGGTCCTGGGCAAGTGCTACGAGCAGGGCAAGGCTATCGCCGCGGCGATCAAAGCGAAGCTTTAA
- a CDS encoding YaiI/YqxD family protein translates to MPLRIWVDADACPNTVKEILFKAALRREIPVTLVANTPLRVPPSPLFDTIQVDAGFNEADNEIARRVNPGDLVITADIPLADAVVTKGATGLNPRGELYTEDNVKGLLRMRNLLEELRSGGLAQGGPAPLGPKDKQQFTNQLDRFLTRHAK, encoded by the coding sequence ATGCCCCTGCGCATCTGGGTGGACGCCGACGCCTGCCCCAACACGGTCAAGGAAATCCTGTTCAAGGCCGCACTTCGCCGTGAAATCCCCGTGACACTGGTGGCCAACACCCCGCTCAGGGTGCCGCCGTCCCCGCTCTTCGACACCATCCAGGTGGATGCCGGCTTCAACGAAGCCGACAACGAGATCGCCCGCCGGGTCAACCCCGGCGACCTGGTCATCACCGCCGACATCCCCCTGGCCGACGCCGTCGTGACCAAGGGTGCCACCGGCCTCAACCCACGCGGCGAACTCTACACCGAGGACAACGTCAAGGGGCTGCTGCGCATGCGCAACCTCTTGGAGGAACTGCGCTCCGGCGGCCTCGCCCAGGGCGGCCCCGCCCCCCTCGGGCCCAAGGACAAACAGCAATTCACCAACCAACTTGACCGGTTCCTGACCAGACACGCGAAGTAA
- a CDS encoding YwbE family protein, giving the protein MDGRNRKDIRPGQRVNIVLKKDQRTGTLTEGTVAALLTKSPTHPHGIKVRLTDGQVGRVKEILGQES; this is encoded by the coding sequence ATGGACGGAAGAAACCGCAAGGACATCCGGCCCGGCCAACGGGTCAATATCGTGCTAAAAAAGGACCAACGCACCGGCACGCTGACCGAAGGCACGGTCGCCGCGCTGCTGACCAAGTCCCCTACCCATCCCCACGGCATCAAGGTCCGCCTGACCGACGGCCAGGTAGGCCGGGTCAAGGAAATCCTCGGGCAGGAGTCCTGA
- a CDS encoding endonuclease/exonuclease/phosphatase family protein, whose product MINYWPLKYETPDVRRRTVDGLRALRKRIREAMPGTTLHDTLVLGTWNIRNFDDNRFGHGPRIKESMYFLAEVVSAFDVLAVQEICRDLGPLKQLIRLLGPNYDYIVTDVAEQDGGNRERLGFLYNKAKVRFKGVAGEMVLPVKDLIGHGGKRLQPARSPFGCEFQAGWFRFLFTTVHIYFGKESRGTPEYARRVAEIDAVAANIAQRAEKEPCSYILVGDFNIDKMGDPSGNALIRNGFQAAQNNMGSNADRTKFYDQISWLPRKGTVRQTRSDRNQGVLDVLPAVMGEDRFPDYRKAVEATVRGQLDKARTERAELAAKGKDSAAADKRIDKLEALLADADGLKDYYLKIWRTFQISDHLPLWVELSIDFSAEYLTRLRNMPGIQTRDNVEIPL is encoded by the coding sequence ATGATCAACTACTGGCCGCTCAAGTACGAGACTCCGGATGTGCGCCGACGCACCGTGGACGGCCTGCGGGCCCTGCGCAAGCGCATCCGCGAAGCCATGCCCGGCACCACCCTGCACGACACCCTGGTGCTCGGCACCTGGAACATCCGCAACTTCGACGACAACCGCTTCGGCCACGGCCCGCGCATCAAGGAGTCCATGTACTTCCTGGCCGAGGTCGTCTCAGCCTTCGACGTCCTGGCCGTGCAGGAAATCTGCCGTGACCTCGGACCGCTCAAACAGCTTATACGGCTGCTCGGTCCAAACTATGACTACATCGTCACCGACGTGGCCGAACAGGACGGCGGCAACCGGGAACGGCTCGGCTTTCTCTACAACAAGGCCAAGGTCCGCTTCAAAGGCGTGGCCGGGGAAATGGTCCTGCCGGTCAAGGATCTCATCGGCCACGGCGGCAAGCGGCTCCAACCCGCGCGCTCGCCCTTCGGCTGCGAGTTCCAGGCGGGCTGGTTCCGCTTCCTGTTCACCACCGTGCATATCTACTTCGGCAAGGAAAGCCGGGGCACGCCGGAATACGCCCGACGCGTGGCCGAGATAGACGCCGTTGCCGCCAATATCGCCCAACGCGCCGAAAAGGAACCGTGCAGTTATATCCTGGTGGGGGATTTCAACATCGACAAAATGGGCGATCCGTCGGGCAACGCGCTTATCCGCAACGGCTTCCAGGCCGCCCAGAACAACATGGGGTCCAATGCGGACCGGACCAAATTCTATGACCAGATTTCCTGGCTGCCGCGCAAGGGCACGGTCCGCCAGACCCGCTCCGACCGCAACCAGGGCGTCCTGGATGTCCTCCCGGCTGTTATGGGCGAGGACCGGTTCCCGGACTACCGGAAGGCTGTGGAGGCCACGGTCCGGGGCCAACTCGACAAGGCCCGGACCGAACGCGCCGAGCTGGCGGCCAAGGGCAAGGACAGCGCCGCCGCAGACAAGCGCATCGACAAGCTCGAAGCCCTGCTGGCTGACGCCGACGGACTCAAGGATTACTACCTCAAAATCTGGCGGACCTTCCAGATCAGCGACCACCTGCCCCTGTGGGTGGAACTGTCCATCGACTTCAGCGCCGAATACCTCACCCGATTGCGAAATATGCCCGGTATCCAGACCCGGGACAACGTGGAGATTCCTCTGTAG
- a CDS encoding OmpA family protein, producing MTQSRKLLLFMLAAMLTFSFAFAATANAKMVKKVDNFILFLDQSGSMAMRNADGVKKIEKAKSDMLALNAAIPALGYNSAVALFAPFEVQSAPKAYSEGNVATAIDAIDTDYQIFNRRTPMGAGLDDVNPMIGKMSGKTALIIFTDGESNYGADPVAVAKNLYAKYGNNLCVHVVSYADNPEGQAVVDGIRAAFPCSVAADGATFADATALNQYAKSVFYEDVAEPAPAPAPVVAAPAPAKEVVSFNLNFGFDKYQITDEMVPVLEQAKMILEEEPAATYEISGHTDATGTEAYNQGLSERRANSVMKWLTDNGINANRLEAKGYGELAPKYDNTTKEGRKLNRRVEIQTK from the coding sequence ATGACTCAATCTAGAAAACTGCTTTTGTTCATGCTGGCCGCGATGTTGACTTTCTCCTTCGCGTTCGCCGCCACGGCAAACGCCAAGATGGTTAAGAAAGTCGATAACTTCATACTGTTTCTTGACCAGTCCGGTTCCATGGCCATGCGCAATGCCGATGGCGTCAAGAAAATAGAAAAGGCCAAGAGCGACATGCTCGCCCTGAACGCCGCCATCCCGGCGCTGGGTTACAACTCGGCCGTGGCCCTGTTCGCCCCGTTCGAAGTCCAGAGCGCCCCCAAGGCGTACTCCGAGGGCAACGTCGCCACCGCGATCGACGCCATCGATACCGATTACCAGATCTTTAACCGCCGCACCCCCATGGGCGCCGGGCTTGACGACGTCAACCCGATGATCGGCAAGATGTCCGGCAAGACCGCGCTGATCATCTTCACCGACGGCGAGTCCAACTACGGCGCCGACCCGGTCGCCGTGGCCAAGAACCTGTATGCCAAGTACGGCAACAATCTCTGCGTCCATGTGGTCAGCTACGCCGACAACCCCGAGGGCCAGGCCGTGGTTGACGGCATCCGCGCCGCCTTCCCGTGTTCCGTGGCCGCCGACGGCGCGACTTTCGCCGACGCCACCGCGCTGAACCAGTATGCCAAGTCCGTTTTCTACGAGGACGTGGCCGAGCCCGCTCCGGCCCCGGCCCCGGTCGTGGCCGCTCCCGCTCCGGCCAAGGAAGTGGTTTCCTTCAACCTGAACTTCGGCTTCGACAAGTACCAGATCACCGATGAGATGGTCCCCGTGCTGGAGCAGGCCAAGATGATTCTCGAGGAAGAGCCCGCGGCCACCTACGAGATCTCCGGCCACACCGACGCAACCGGTACCGAAGCCTACAACCAGGGCCTGTCCGAGCGCCGCGCCAATTCCGTCATGAAGTGGCTGACCGACAACGGCATCAATGCGAACCGTTTGGAAGCCAAGGGCTACGGCGAACTCGCGCCCAAGTATGACAATACCACCAAGGAAGGCCGTAAGCTCAACCGCAGGGTTGAAATCCAGACCAAGTAA
- the rfaD gene encoding ADP-glyceromanno-heptose 6-epimerase, whose translation MYIVTGGAGFIGSAMVWKLNKMGIDDILVVDNLSTSEKWNNLVGLKYQDYLHRDQFLKFILEGDDPFETEAVIHMGACSSTTELDADFLMENNYRYTQYVCRFCLGHNARFINASSAATYGNGEFGFDDDETAIGRLRPLNMYGYSKQLFDLWARDAGVLDQIVCLKFFNVFGPNEYHKDDMKSVICKAHAQILETGKLKLFKSYRKEYPHGGQKRDFVYIKDCVDIMAWFLEHRGTGGIFNVGTGNARTWNDLANAVFSAMNREPEIEYIPMSEAIRDKYQYFTQANMDKLKAAGCAVEMTSLEDGAKDYVQNYLDRDDRYLRSR comes from the coding sequence ATGTATATTGTTACCGGCGGCGCGGGATTTATCGGCAGCGCCATGGTCTGGAAGCTCAACAAGATGGGCATCGACGACATCCTGGTGGTGGACAATCTGTCCACCAGCGAGAAATGGAACAACCTGGTGGGGCTTAAGTACCAGGATTATCTGCACCGCGACCAGTTCCTCAAGTTCATTCTCGAAGGGGACGACCCGTTCGAGACCGAAGCGGTCATCCATATGGGTGCCTGTTCCTCGACCACCGAGCTCGACGCGGACTTCCTCATGGAGAACAACTACCGCTATACGCAATACGTCTGCCGGTTCTGCCTTGGTCACAACGCACGTTTCATAAACGCCTCTTCGGCGGCCACCTACGGCAACGGCGAATTCGGCTTCGACGACGACGAAACGGCCATCGGCAGGCTGCGCCCCCTGAACATGTACGGCTATTCCAAGCAGCTTTTCGACCTCTGGGCCAGGGACGCGGGCGTTCTCGACCAGATCGTCTGCCTCAAATTCTTCAACGTCTTCGGGCCGAACGAGTACCACAAGGACGACATGAAGTCGGTCATCTGCAAGGCCCACGCCCAGATTCTCGAAACCGGCAAGCTCAAGCTGTTCAAGTCTTACCGCAAGGAGTACCCCCACGGCGGCCAGAAACGCGACTTCGTCTACATCAAGGACTGCGTGGACATCATGGCCTGGTTCCTGGAGCATCGCGGCACGGGCGGCATCTTCAACGTTGGCACGGGAAACGCAAGGACTTGGAATGATTTGGCGAACGCGGTGTTTTCCGCTATGAATCGCGAGCCGGAGATCGAGTACATCCCTATGTCTGAAGCCATTCGTGATAAATATCAGTATTTTACCCAGGCAAACATGGACAAGCTCAAGGCGGCAGGCTGCGCCGTTGAAATGACGAGCCTGGAGGATGGGGCCAAGGATTACGTCCAGAATTATTTGGACAGGGACGACAGGTACCTCCGGTCCAGGTAG